In uncultured Propionivibrio sp., the sequence ATGAACGTCACCGTGGACGTCCACGACAAGAGCGGCCGCTCGGTCGCCGAAGTCGGCAAGACCGCGCCGGCGGCCACCACCCAGGTCTTCGACGACCTCGACAAGGCCGCCGACGCCCGCGTCAACAAGATCGTCTCCGAGCACCTCGGCCACGCCGTCAAGCTCCAGCGCGCCGGCTGAGATGCGGCCTGACGACACCCACAGGAATCCCGTCGTGAGCGAACGGCCCCCCGCCTCTCCTACGCCACCTACGCCGCCCGCCCAGCCGCAACCGCTGACCGGCGGACAACTCGTCCTGGGCACGGTAGCGCTGTCGCTGGCCACCTTCATGAACGTGCTCGACTCGTCGATCGCCAACGTCTCGATCCCGGCCATCGCCGGCGACTTCGGCGTCAGCCCCAACCAGGGCACCTGGGTGATCACCAGCTTCGCCGTCTCGAACGCCATCGCCGTGCCGCTGACCGGCTGGCTGACGCAGCGCTTCGGCATGGTGCGGCTATTCACGCTGAGCACCGCCCTGTTCGTCCTCGCCTCCTTCCTCTGCGGCCTCGCGCCGAGCCTCGGCCTGCTGATTTTCTTCCGCATCCTGCAGGGGCTCGTCGCCGGGCCGATGATCCCGCTGTCGCAGGCCCTGCTGCTGCAGAGCTATCCGCGCACCAAGGCCGGCATCGCGCTCGCCCTGTGGTCGATGACGACGCCTGGTGGCACCGGTCATGGGGCCGCTGCTCGGCGGCTGGATCACCGACAACATGAGCTGGCCGTGGATCTTCTACATCAACATCCCCGTCGGACTCGTGTCGACGGCGCTCACCTGGAGCCTCTACCGCTCGCGTGAAACGCCGACGCGCAAGCTGCCGATCGACAGCGTCGGCCTCGCCGCGCTCGTCGTCTGGGTCGGCGCGCTGCAGATCATGCTCGACAAAGGCAAGGACCTCGACTGGTTCGCCTCGACCGAGATCACCGTGCTCGCCCTGATCGCGCTGGTCGGTTTTTCTCTTCTTCCTGATCTGGGAACTCAACGAGGCGCAACCCCGTCGTCGACCTGCACCTCTTCGCCCGGCGCAACTTCTGGGTCGGTACGCTGGCGCTCTCGCTCGGCTACGGCGCCTTCTTCGGCAACGTCGTCCTGCTGCCGCTGTGGCTGCAGCAGCACATGGGCTACACCGCCACCCTGGGCCGGTTTCATCATGGCACCGGTCGGTCTGCTCGCCATCCTGATCACGCCGATCGTCGGCAAGACCATCCAGCACAACGATCCGCGCCGCTACGCGACGGTCGCCTTCGTCACCATTCGCGCTCGTCCTGTGGCTGCGCTCAGCGCTTCAACACCAGCGTCGACGTCGAAACCCTGCTCATTCCGACGGTCGTGCAGGGGATCGCCATGGCCTTCTTCTTCATCCCGCTGGTGACGCTGACGCTCTCCGGTCTCGGTCCGCAGATGATCCCGGCGGCCTCGGGCCTGTCGAACTTCGCCCGCATCACCGCTGGCGCCTTCGGCACCTCGATCGCCAACGACGCTCTGGGAACACCGCGCCACCGAACACCACGCGCAGCTCGTCGAATCGATCACGCAATCGAGCTTCCCGACGCAGCAGGCAATCAACGGCCTCGGCGCGCTCGGCATGCGTCCGGAGCAAAGCCTCGGCTATATCAACCGCATGGTCGATCAGCAGGCCTTCATGCTCAGCGCCAACGACGTGTTCGCAGCCTCCGCCGTACTGTTCCTGCTGCTGATCCCGATTGTCTGGTGGGCACGGACCAGTGCATGGCGCCGCGGCCGACGCTGGCGGCGCCCACTGAGCGGCGGCGCCGGCACCCGCCCATGAAAAAGCCGCCTGATCGAGGATCAGACGGCTTTTTTCAAACGGGAATACTGCTGGTGCGAGGGGGGGGAATCGAACCCCCACGGATTGCTCCGCTGGAACCTAAATCCAGTGCGTCTACCAATTTCGCCACTCTCGCGTCCGGGCGCGCATTCTACCCGAGAACCCACTATACTGTCAGCCCGCCGCGGCCGCGCCGCGCACGTTGCTGCTTAGCTTTCCGGCCTGTCGCCCGCCGGTTTCACCATGCCCGTCGACCACTACGAAAATTTCCCGGTTGCCTCCCTGCTGTTGCCGAAGGCACTTCGCCAGCCGATCGAAGCGATCTATCGCTTCGCCCGCAGTGCCGACGACATCGCCGACGAAGGCGATGCCGACGACGCCAGCCGCCTGCAGGCGCTGGCCGCCTACCAGGCGGAACTCGACGCAATCGAGCGCGGCACGCCCGGCGACGCGCCGATCTTCCGCGACCTTGCCGCCGTCATCGCCGAATGGAAGCTGCCGATCGTGCTCTTCCGCGACCTGCTCGACGCCTTCGCTCAGGACGTCGTCAAGAAGCGCTACGCGGACTACCCCGAACTCCTCGACTACTGCCGCCGCTCGGCCAACCCGGTCGGCCGCCTGCTGCTGCATCTCGTCGATCGCGCCGACGCCGACAACCTGCGCCGCTCCGACGCCATCTGCACGGCGCTGCAGCTCGCCAACTTCTGGCAGGACATCGGCATCGACTGGGCGAAGCAGCGCGTTTACCTG encodes:
- the hpnC gene encoding squalene synthase HpnC; amino-acid sequence: MPVDHYENFPVASLLLPKALRQPIEAIYRFARSADDIADEGDADDASRLQALAAYQAELDAIERGTPGDAPIFRDLAAVIAEWKLPIVLFRDLLDAFAQDVVKKRYADYPELLDYCRRSANPVGRLLLHLVDRADADNLRRSDAICTALQLANFWQDIGIDWAKQRVYLPQADLARFGIDEAQIGAARWTPQWAELIDFELTRTRALMLEGLPLVHQLPGRMSWEIRLTAQGGLRILERIGQARGDVFRHRPKLGARDWVLMALRSLAC
- a CDS encoding MFS transporter, yielding MSERPPASPTPPTPPAQPQPLTGGQLVLGTVALSLATFMNVLDSSIANVSIPAIAGDFGVSPNQGTWVITSFAVSNAIAVPLTGWLTQRFGMVRLFTLSTALFVLASFLCGLAPSLGLLIFFRILQGLVAGPMIPLSQALLLQSYPRTKAGIALALWSMTTPGGTGHGAAARRLDHRQHELAVDLLHQHPRRTRVDGAHLEPLPLA